In one window of Camarhynchus parvulus chromosome 18, STF_HiC, whole genome shotgun sequence DNA:
- the GPS1 gene encoding COP9 signalosome complex subunit 1, which produces MPLPVQVFNLQGAVEPMQIDVDPQEDQQNSPDINYVVENPTLDLEQYASSYSGLMRIERLQFIADHCPQLRVEALKMALSFVQRTFNVDVYEEIHRKLSEATRELQNTPDAVPDSGIEPPPLDTAWVEATRKKALLKLEKLDTDLKNYKGNSIKESIRRGHDDLGDHYLDCGDLSNALKCYSRARDYCTSAKHVINMCLNVIKVSVYLQNWSHVLSYVSKAESTPEIAEQRGERDSQTQAILTKLKCAAGLAELAARKYKQAAKCFLLASFDHCDFPELLSPSNVAVYGGLCALATFDRQELQRNVISSSSFKLFLELEPQVRDIIFKFYESKYASCLKMLDEMKDNLLLDMYLAPHVRTLYTQIRNRALIQYFSPYVSADMRKMATAFNTTVAALEDELTQLILEGLINARIDSHSKILYARDVDQRSTTFEKSLQMGKEFQRRAKAMILRAAVLRNQIHVKSPPREGSQGELTPANSQSRMSTNM; this is translated from the exons GCTG GATTTGGAGCAGTATGCGTCCAGCTACAGTGGGCTGATGCGAATCGAGCGGCTGCAGTTCATTGCTGACCACTGCCCACAGCTGCGGGTGGAAGCTCTCAAGATGGCTCTGTCATTTGTCCAGAGAACTTTTAATGTTGATGTGTATGAAGAAATCCACAGAAAGCTGTCTGAGGCCACGAG agaacTGCAAAATACAcctgatgctgtccctgatAGTGGAATTGAACCCCCTCCTCTTGACACAGCTTGGGTTGAAGCTACACGCAAAAAAGCTCTTCTTAAACTGGAGAAACTCGATACAGATCTGAAAAATTACAAAGGGAACTCCATCAAGGAGAGTATCAG GAGAGGCCACGATGATTTAGGTGATCATTACCTGGACTGTGGAGACCTCAGTAATGCTCTCAAGTGTTACTCGCGAGCCCGTGATTACTGCACCAGTGCTAAACATGTCATCAACATGTGTCTCAATGTTATCAAG GTCAGTGTCTACCTCCAGAATTGGTCTCATGTTCTGAGCTATGTTAGCAAGGCTGAGTCTACACCAGAAATTGCAGAA caaagaggagaaagagataGCCAGACACAAGCAATTCTCACCAAACTGAAATGTGCAGCAG GCTTGGCCGAACTGGCTGCCCGGAAGTACAAACAGGCAGCAAAATGCTTCTTGTTGGCATCATTTGATCACTGCGATTTCCCTGAG CTGTTATCTCCCAGCAATGTGGCTGTGTATGGTGGGCTCTGTGCCCTTGCTACATTTGACCGTCAGGAACTGCAACGAAATGTTATCTCCAGTAG CTCCTTCAAATTGTTTTTGGAGCTGGAGCCACAGGTTCGTGACATCATCTTCAAGTTTTATGAATCTAAGTATGCTTCATGCCTGAAGATGCTGGATGAGATGAAG GACAACTTGCTGCTAGATATGTACCTTGCACCTCATGTCAGGACACTTTATACCCAGATTCGAAACCGTGCCCTTATCCAG tACTTCAGCCCCTATGTGTCGGCAGACATGCGCAAGATGGCCACTGCTTTTAACACCACAGTGGCTGCTCTGGAAGATGAGCTCACTCAGCTGATCTTGGAGGGACTGATCAATGCCAGAATAGACTCGCACAGTAAG ATTCTGTATGCTCGAGATGTAGATCAGCGCAGCACAACTTTTGAGAAGTCTTTACAGATGGGCAAAGAGTTTCAGCGCCGTGCCAAAGCGATGATCCTGCGAGCCGCAGTCCTGCGCAACCAGATCCATGTCAAG TCTCCTCCGAGGGAAGGTAGCCAAGGGGAGCTCACTCCAGCTAACAGCCAATCCAGAATGAGCACCAACATGTGA
- the DUS1L gene encoding tRNA-dihydrouridine(16/17) synthase [NAD(P)(+)]-like isoform X1, which produces MPKLRGEAFWRETLRSAHYVVAPMVDQSELAWRLLSRRHGAQLCYTPMLHAQVFLRDANYRRENLYDEACPEDRPLIVQFCANDPEVFVQAALLAQDYCDAIDLNLGCPQMIAKRGHYGAFLQEEWDLLQRMILLANEKLSVPITCKIRVFPDIDKTVKYAQMLEKAGCQLLTVHGRTKEQKGPLAGVASWEHIQAVRKAVNIPVFANGNIQCLSDVEECIRKTGVHGVMSAEGNLHNPALFEGRNPLVWEMAEEYLEIVRKYPCPLSYVRAHLFKLWHHTLQVYQQLREELAKVKTLEGIVDVNRELKLRCQEEIANQKEGEKPKEGLPFFHWICQPYIRPGPKERCRENGDSGTEKGVRGKRALEEEEDGNSELLSKNKQKKKLRNPNKSFDPSLKPKYAKCDQCGNPKGTKCVFNMCRGCCKKRAFKEVADCPGHGLLFKTKYEKSLSWQHSQRGIQTPEISQRGDAEVGETAVLKEAGDSTG; this is translated from the exons ATGCCGAAGCTGCGCGGGGAAGCCTTCTGGAGGGAGACGCTGCGGAGTGCCCACTACGTGGTGGCGCCCATGGTAGACCAGAGCGAGCTGGCCTGGAGGCTGCTGAGCCGCCGCCACGGCGCCCAACTCTGCTACACACCGATGCTGCACGCCCAGGTCTTCCTCAGGGACGCCAACTACCGCCGCGAGAACCTCTACGACGAGGCCTGTCCCGAGGACCGCCCGCTCATCGTGCAG TTCTGTGCCAATGATCCTGAAGTGTTTGTCCAAGCAGCACTCTTGGCTCAGGATTACTGTGATGCCATAGACCTAAATTTGGGTTGCCCCCAAATGATTGCAAAGAGAG GTCACTATGGAGCATTCCTGCAAGAGGAGTGGGATCTTCTTCAGAGAATGA TTTTACTGGCTAACGAGAAGCTCTCTGTTCCCATCACATGCAAAATCCGCGTTTTCCCAGACATTGACAAGACAGTGAAGTATGCACAGATGCTGGAGAAAGCTGGCTGCCAG CTGCTGACTGTCCATGGCCGTACTAAAGAACAGAAAGGACCACTTGCTGGCGTGGCATCTTGGGAGCACATTCAAGCTGTAAG AAAAGCTGTAAACATTCCTGTATTTGCAAATGGAAACATCCAGTGTCTCAGTGATGTGGAAGAATGCATCCGTAAGACAGGAGTACATGGTGTCATGAGTGCAg AAGGTAATCTTCATAACCCAGCTTTGTTTGAGGGCCGGAACCCATTGGTGTGGGAGATGGCTGAGGAGTACCTGGAGATCGTGCGGAAGTACCCTTGTCCATTGTCTTATGTTAGGGCTCATCTCTTCAAGCTCTGGCATCACAC GCTTCAAGTTTACCAGCAGCTGCGTGAAGAATTAGCAAAAGTGAAGACTCTTGAGGGCATTGTAGATGTCAACAGGGAGCTGAAACTGCGATGCCAG GAAGAAATAGCTAAtcagaaagaaggagaaaagccaaAAGAAGGGTTGCCTTTTTTCCACTGGATCTGTCAGCCATACATCAGGCCAGG GCCAAAGGAGAGATGCAGGGAGAATGGAGATAGTGGAACTGAAAAAGGTGTGCGAGGAAAACGTGCtctggaagaagaggaagatggAAATTCTGAGCTTCTGtcaaagaataaacaaaaaaagaagttaagaaatccaaataaaagCTTTGATCCATCTTTAAAAC cCAAGTATGCAAAATGTGATCAATGTGGAAACCCTAAG GGCACTAAATGTGTGTTTAACATGTGCCGAGGATGCTGTAAGAAAAGAGCATTCAAGGAGGTAGCAGATTGTCCAG gtCATGGATTACTTTTTAAGACCAAgtatgaaaaatccctttcatGGCAGCACAGTCAAAGAGGAATTCAGACCCCAGAGATCAGTCAGAGAGGAGACGCAGAGGTGGGGGAGACAGCAGTGCTGAAGGAGGCTGGTGACAGTACAGGGTGA
- the DUS1L gene encoding tRNA-dihydrouridine(16/17) synthase [NAD(P)(+)]-like isoform X3, with protein sequence MPKLRGEAFWRETLRSAHYVVAPMVDQSELAWRLLSRRHGAQLCYTPMLHAQVFLRDANYRRENLYDEACPEDRPLIVQLLTVHGRTKEQKGPLAGVASWEHIQAVRKAVNIPVFANGNIQCLSDVEECIRKTGVHGVMSAEGNLHNPALFEGRNPLVWEMAEEYLEIVRKYPCPLSYVRAHLFKLWHHTLQVYQQLREELAKVKTLEGIVDVNRELKLRCQEEIANQKEGEKPKEGLPFFHWICQPYIRPGPKERCRENGDSGTEKGVRGKRALEEEEDGNSELLSKNKQKKKLRNPNKSFDPSLKPKYAKCDQCGNPKGTKCVFNMCRGCCKKRAFKEVADCPGHGLLFKTKYEKSLSWQHSQRGIQTPEISQRGDAEVGETAVLKEAGDSTG encoded by the exons ATGCCGAAGCTGCGCGGGGAAGCCTTCTGGAGGGAGACGCTGCGGAGTGCCCACTACGTGGTGGCGCCCATGGTAGACCAGAGCGAGCTGGCCTGGAGGCTGCTGAGCCGCCGCCACGGCGCCCAACTCTGCTACACACCGATGCTGCACGCCCAGGTCTTCCTCAGGGACGCCAACTACCGCCGCGAGAACCTCTACGACGAGGCCTGTCCCGAGGACCGCCCGCTCATCGTGCAG CTGCTGACTGTCCATGGCCGTACTAAAGAACAGAAAGGACCACTTGCTGGCGTGGCATCTTGGGAGCACATTCAAGCTGTAAG AAAAGCTGTAAACATTCCTGTATTTGCAAATGGAAACATCCAGTGTCTCAGTGATGTGGAAGAATGCATCCGTAAGACAGGAGTACATGGTGTCATGAGTGCAg AAGGTAATCTTCATAACCCAGCTTTGTTTGAGGGCCGGAACCCATTGGTGTGGGAGATGGCTGAGGAGTACCTGGAGATCGTGCGGAAGTACCCTTGTCCATTGTCTTATGTTAGGGCTCATCTCTTCAAGCTCTGGCATCACAC GCTTCAAGTTTACCAGCAGCTGCGTGAAGAATTAGCAAAAGTGAAGACTCTTGAGGGCATTGTAGATGTCAACAGGGAGCTGAAACTGCGATGCCAG GAAGAAATAGCTAAtcagaaagaaggagaaaagccaaAAGAAGGGTTGCCTTTTTTCCACTGGATCTGTCAGCCATACATCAGGCCAGG GCCAAAGGAGAGATGCAGGGAGAATGGAGATAGTGGAACTGAAAAAGGTGTGCGAGGAAAACGTGCtctggaagaagaggaagatggAAATTCTGAGCTTCTGtcaaagaataaacaaaaaaagaagttaagaaatccaaataaaagCTTTGATCCATCTTTAAAAC cCAAGTATGCAAAATGTGATCAATGTGGAAACCCTAAG GGCACTAAATGTGTGTTTAACATGTGCCGAGGATGCTGTAAGAAAAGAGCATTCAAGGAGGTAGCAGATTGTCCAG gtCATGGATTACTTTTTAAGACCAAgtatgaaaaatccctttcatGGCAGCACAGTCAAAGAGGAATTCAGACCCCAGAGATCAGTCAGAGAGGAGACGCAGAGGTGGGGGAGACAGCAGTGCTGAAGGAGGCTGGTGACAGTACAGGGTGA
- the DUS1L gene encoding tRNA-dihydrouridine(16/17) synthase [NAD(P)(+)]-like isoform X2, which produces MPKLRGEAFWRETLRSAHYVVAPMVDQSELAWRLLSRRHGAQLCYTPMLHAQVFLRDANYRRENLYDEACPEDRPLIVQFCANDPEVFVQAALLAQDYCDAIDLNLGCPQMIAKRGHYGAFLQEEWDLLQRMNIDKTVKYAQMLEKAGCQLLTVHGRTKEQKGPLAGVASWEHIQAVRKAVNIPVFANGNIQCLSDVEECIRKTGVHGVMSAEGNLHNPALFEGRNPLVWEMAEEYLEIVRKYPCPLSYVRAHLFKLWHHTLQVYQQLREELAKVKTLEGIVDVNRELKLRCQEEIANQKEGEKPKEGLPFFHWICQPYIRPGPKERCRENGDSGTEKGVRGKRALEEEEDGNSELLSKNKQKKKLRNPNKSFDPSLKPKYAKCDQCGNPKGTKCVFNMCRGCCKKRAFKEVADCPGHGLLFKTKYEKSLSWQHSQRGIQTPEISQRGDAEVGETAVLKEAGDSTG; this is translated from the exons ATGCCGAAGCTGCGCGGGGAAGCCTTCTGGAGGGAGACGCTGCGGAGTGCCCACTACGTGGTGGCGCCCATGGTAGACCAGAGCGAGCTGGCCTGGAGGCTGCTGAGCCGCCGCCACGGCGCCCAACTCTGCTACACACCGATGCTGCACGCCCAGGTCTTCCTCAGGGACGCCAACTACCGCCGCGAGAACCTCTACGACGAGGCCTGTCCCGAGGACCGCCCGCTCATCGTGCAG TTCTGTGCCAATGATCCTGAAGTGTTTGTCCAAGCAGCACTCTTGGCTCAGGATTACTGTGATGCCATAGACCTAAATTTGGGTTGCCCCCAAATGATTGCAAAGAGAG GTCACTATGGAGCATTCCTGCAAGAGGAGTGGGATCTTCTTCAGAGAATGA ACATTGACAAGACAGTGAAGTATGCACAGATGCTGGAGAAAGCTGGCTGCCAG CTGCTGACTGTCCATGGCCGTACTAAAGAACAGAAAGGACCACTTGCTGGCGTGGCATCTTGGGAGCACATTCAAGCTGTAAG AAAAGCTGTAAACATTCCTGTATTTGCAAATGGAAACATCCAGTGTCTCAGTGATGTGGAAGAATGCATCCGTAAGACAGGAGTACATGGTGTCATGAGTGCAg AAGGTAATCTTCATAACCCAGCTTTGTTTGAGGGCCGGAACCCATTGGTGTGGGAGATGGCTGAGGAGTACCTGGAGATCGTGCGGAAGTACCCTTGTCCATTGTCTTATGTTAGGGCTCATCTCTTCAAGCTCTGGCATCACAC GCTTCAAGTTTACCAGCAGCTGCGTGAAGAATTAGCAAAAGTGAAGACTCTTGAGGGCATTGTAGATGTCAACAGGGAGCTGAAACTGCGATGCCAG GAAGAAATAGCTAAtcagaaagaaggagaaaagccaaAAGAAGGGTTGCCTTTTTTCCACTGGATCTGTCAGCCATACATCAGGCCAGG GCCAAAGGAGAGATGCAGGGAGAATGGAGATAGTGGAACTGAAAAAGGTGTGCGAGGAAAACGTGCtctggaagaagaggaagatggAAATTCTGAGCTTCTGtcaaagaataaacaaaaaaagaagttaagaaatccaaataaaagCTTTGATCCATCTTTAAAAC cCAAGTATGCAAAATGTGATCAATGTGGAAACCCTAAG GGCACTAAATGTGTGTTTAACATGTGCCGAGGATGCTGTAAGAAAAGAGCATTCAAGGAGGTAGCAGATTGTCCAG gtCATGGATTACTTTTTAAGACCAAgtatgaaaaatccctttcatGGCAGCACAGTCAAAGAGGAATTCAGACCCCAGAGATCAGTCAGAGAGGAGACGCAGAGGTGGGGGAGACAGCAGTGCTGAAGGAGGCTGGTGACAGTACAGGGTGA